The window CAGACGATGCGGGCCGGGACGTACCCGCCCCGGCCGATGGCGACCACCACGTCGGGGCGGTAGCCCGAGGCCCGGATCTTTTCGGCGAGGAGACGGGAGAGGCGGGCGGCCCTCTCCCATCCGACCATCTCGCAGCGGAAGGAGTCGGGGATCATCGCTCCCCTGAGGGGGTGGGGGGATATAAAATAGGGGGGGTGCCGGCGGCGAGACCTATTTCTTGAGCAGATCGGTGAGGATGTTTTTCGCCAGCGCCTCCCTTTTTTTCACAAGAGCCTCTTTCTCTTCGCCCGCGGGGAGAGAGGCGATCGTCGCGTCGAGTGCGTCCACCTGTTTGCGATAGGCATAGTCGTTGTAGAGCTTGACCCCTTCTGTCAGGATCTCAAACGATTCTGTCTGTTTGTCGGCGACGCCGAAAAACCTGGAGAGAACCGCCGCACTCGCCGCGGCCGGTGCAAAGGCGGAGAGTTCGTCGTGGGGCGTACCGTCGAGGCTGACGACGATATAGGGGACGTTGCCGGCATAGGGTGTGCCCGCCATATCGACGACCCGGCCCCTTCCGTCGACATGATACTCCGTCAAAAAGGTCTCGTCGTAGCGGTCGACGTTGTCGTCCGAGATCAGGGCGAAGCCCGGAGGGACCGGGACACTTCCGGGCAGCCGGATATCGAGGGGCTCGGATGTGGAAAATTCGGGGCTGCGGTCGAATGCCATCTCTCCCGCAGATCCGATCAGGTTCGTGACCACGCCGGCCGAAAACAGGTAGGTGGAGTACGGCAGAAATACCGGGATCGCCGCTGCCCTGCTCATCAAACCCCCGAACTTTTCGAAGACCGCTTTCGGGAAGTCGTCGAAGACGATGGTGAGATCGAGGGTCAGGGACCGTTCGATGAGGGCTGGCGAATAAAAAACGACCGGGGTGCCTTCGTCAGATGCGGATGGCCTGAAAAGGCGCTTCTTCGGGGAGACACCTTTCGCCAGATAATTCATGGCGCGGGGTCTGGCGTCGTAGGTGAAGGGACTCCTGACGGCCGAGGTCACGAGCATGTCCGACCGATCCCCCAGGAGTTTTTGTGGGTACCGGCCGGTATAGACCTCCCGGATCATGATGGTGAGAGGTTTTCCCATCCCGATCGGCTGAAACGGAACAATGTCGGGCGCAACCGCGTTTTCCGCCGTGAGGTCGCCGGTGGAGAAGCGGATGGACCGCGTGCTTTTTTTCAACGACAGGTCACGGTAAAATTCCGTCAGCTCCCCGGAATCCACTTTTTCGTAGAGTTCGTCCCTGGTTACAATCGCATTTCCCTGTGCATAATAGAGCATGAGCGATCACCTCAAGAATTCATGATATAATGGCGATATATATATTCCAACCTATTTTTCTTTCGCCGCGGGAGACATCTTCATCCCTCCTCCGGCCGATGCCCTGCCATGCAGTACACCGAAGGCAGGGTGGGCCGGGTCTTCTCCCTGCGGATCGACGACGGCGAGGACGTCCTGGCGGAACTCACCCGCTTTGTCGGGGAGAAGGGGATCGCCTGCGGCATGGTCCAGGTGCTCGGGGCGCTTGGGGACGGCAGGGTCGTCACCGGGCCGGAGAGGCCGGTCTTCCCGCCCGTCCCCCATGTGGAGACGGTCGCCGGCGGCTGGAAGGTCGTCGGCACCGGCACGGTCTACCCCGGCGAGGAGGGTCCGGCCCTCCACCTCCATGTCGCCGCCGGGAGGGGGGAGGCGACGCGGGCGGGGTGTCTCCGGGAGCGTGCGGCCGTCTACCTCGTCGTGGAGGCGGTGGTCGTGGAGTTCGTCGGCATGGCGGCAGAGAGGGTGCTCGACGACCGGACAGGCGTGCACCTCCCGGTCTTCGGGGGAGGGTGAGGAGGGGGGTGCCCCTGTACTCTCCGACTTTCTGGGGGGCGAAGGGAGGGGCAGTCGTGGGAGACAGGGAATTTTCATCTGATCTCATACATACAAACCGGGAAAAAAGCGGAATGTGTATATGGATTTGAATTTTTCAGATAATGATGAATAATTACCCCAGGAACAACCCTGTACGGATATTTTGCACATTTATTGGGGCATTTTTGCTTCTTGTCGGCACGGGAAGCGCCGGCGCACCTGTGGCAGATTTCACCGCCGCACCGACGGAGGGCACCGCACCCCTCACCGTCTCCTTCGCCGACGCCTCGACCGGCGACCCGACCGGGCGGGCGTGGTTCTTCGGCGACGAGGACTACACGGAGGACTGGACACCTCTGCCCGACGCCGCGTGGTCGGCGCGGAGTTTCCCTGCG is drawn from Methanofollis sp. and contains these coding sequences:
- a CDS encoding PPC domain-containing DNA-binding protein; amino-acid sequence: MQYTEGRVGRVFSLRIDDGEDVLAELTRFVGEKGIACGMVQVLGALGDGRVVTGPERPVFPPVPHVETVAGGWKVVGTGTVYPGEEGPALHLHVAAGRGEATRAGCLRERAAVYLVVEAVVVEFVGMAAERVLDDRTGVHLPVFGGG